A section of the Malus sylvestris chromosome 17, drMalSylv7.2, whole genome shotgun sequence genome encodes:
- the LOC126611774 gene encoding uncharacterized protein LOC126611774 has product MREFHKNHSANDLYGLPKACQDTIDLILTCPDAERIIQKTSDPGLKARFQHIREARVFGFEVDLYTDINAADLPFSLEDLQYLRYHFEVFSAVSLFGLTTDEIARIARLDAYLNTRDARLHYQEQVQVLTPSSLSISTLPEAVTQNQQVVEAAPPSDVIEEGTEESRCPTLTTIESVVADQPNEEGLNQMGPSVLDNMEISMVHVLPADFQSSTAQPNFLDGDVVAEEPGHVDFVSIAEGESTAKDDSLKVALAELFPRSSSAKLHHLKPLYVTAHIEGYPVGVGTWNRKPKPKHESNQTAPNGLVLRF; this is encoded by the coding sequence atgcgagaatttcataagaatCATTCGGCTAACgatctgtatggtttgccgaaggcatgcCAGGACACCATCGATCTGATCCTAACTTGTCCGGATGCTGAGCGGATcatccagaagacctcagatccaggattgaaagcaaggttccagcacatacgagaagctcgtgtctttggatttgaagtcgaccTGTACACCGATATCAatgcagccgaccttcctttctcgctggaggaccttcagtatttacgatatcactttgaagtattttcggcggtttctctcttcggccttacgaccgatgaaatcgcacgtattgcccgtctggatgcttatctcaacactagggatgctcggctacactaccaggagcaggttcaGGTCCTGACCCCAAGTTCATTGTCAATCTCAACCTTACCTGAGGCGGTCACGCAGAACCAACAAGTCGTCGAAGCAGCTCCACCGAGTGACGTCATTGAAGAAGGGACAGAAGAGTCTCGTTGTCCGACTTTGACGACAATTGAGTCCGTAGTCGCCGACCAACCGAACGAGGAGGGTCTTAACCAGATGGGCCCTTCAGTcctggataatatggaaatcagtatggtccatgtgttacctgccgattttcaatcaagcacggctcaaccaaatttccttgATGGAGATGTGGTTGCCGAGGAACCCGGCCATGTTGATTTTGTATCGATTGCTGAAGGCGAGTCAACAGCAAAAGATGATAGTCTAAAGGtcgctttggccgaattgttccctcgttcatcgtcggccaagcttcaccatttaaagccactgtatgtgacggcccacatcgagggatatccagtaggggtgggcacttggaaccgaaaaccgaaaccgaaacacgaatcgaatcaaaccgcaccaaacggtttggttttgcggttttga